The genomic segment ACTATATGGAGAATTAATTAACTCATTTAATccataaattgtatttttgacaaatgatttaaaaagtaaTAGAGGCTCGTGAGCTCCTGTTTCAAATGCCCTTTGTGTAGATGACGCTGGTCAACAGTAAATTTTAATCCCGTAACACATTTTTGAAGCTGATTTGAAAATTGCCTTTACTTTTTTAAGGTTTTGGGTTTTGGATTTGACCTAAAAAGATTGCACAATACGGACACGACATTGTGTTTTTATCTAAACTGTAGCTATGATGtttcagtgaagaaaaaaaagccacctattgctgaacctaaccgttatcaatccatccatccattctctgatccgtttatcctcacaaaggtcgcaggcGCGCTGAAGCCAATCCCAGTTGTCTtggggcactaggcgggggacaccctgaaccagttgccagccaatcacagggcacacacagacgaacaaccgtccatgctcacactcagaccaagggacaattaggagtgttcaatcagcctgccgtgcatgcttttggaatgtgggagaaaacccacgcaggccctgggagaacatgcaaacgccacacagggaggccggaggtggaattgaactgtgaggttgatgcgctaaccactggacaaacCCTACCTAACCtttaattaataaatattactaaatgtATTACAGTACTGTTAAATATGTCATTATTATGTTGACGACAAACTGAAATGCGCGGTTACAGACACACGAGTTGATGTCATGTtataagagagaaagaaaaacctttattagtctcacaatggagaaattccatttTCCATTAATTCCATTTATCTTGTTTAGACAGCTAACTAGTAGCAGTCAAGTCGTGCATTGCATTTTGTTTCTATTTCTTTTGGACAAGATTAATCACCAATAAACTTGTACTGTTCTATTTTTCTCATGAATTGACCCTTTCCATCTGTTCTTCCTATTCCTTTTGAATCGTGTCTATTTCTGGAGTTGCTTTGGTGTAAAGAGATCTACCGTACACCTCCTGGGTAAACCTTTGAGCTCAAACCAGAGCAAACCTTGCGAAAGACAGGCTCAACTGGAAAAAGATCACTGTTGCATTTATGGAAACTACACACAGTTTGTGAACACAGTACAGTGAGCTGAGTAAACATTTGCAGGTTTaaagaaaagcacacacacacacacactctctctctctctctctctctcaacccCAACATGACAATTGTGTGTATTATATAACTGGTGAATTCAGGCATTCATGAGTTTGTCGAAGAGAAGGCAGCATGCGCATGCACAAACATGCTGTTATCTTTCCAAATGAACCCCTCTGATGCTCAGACTTGTGCCAGCAGAGAGCGGGGAAAAGTTGGCAGCAGCTACAATTGCATCTATTCCCAGTCCCGATCCTTCCCTGTGCACTACTTTTGTTAACAGACTTTTAGATTTGCTTGTGACAGTGAATGCATGACCGCAACGGGTGAATGAGAAGGAATGGCTCTTACCCGCCTTCAAAGATGCGAACACGAGATGTTTCGCAGTGTTTTGAGGTGGAAGGTGCCTCCTCTTCATTCTCCTCCTTTTCATGCTGGTGGTCTGTTACATCCGTGGAGGAACAGGCTGGGATCGGATGTACCTACATTCAAGACACGGAGGAAAACGAGACAAAGTGCattgataaatatttttgtggcaTTCTACTCGCAATATCTGAAGGTCACCTCCCAGGTCCATTAGATTATCTGTGCTCTCGAAAACTAAAGTGAAGCTAAATAGGCAATGGCAATATCTTTTTACACATGTTTTGGACTAATAGTCGGGGCTGCACAAAAGTGGTACGCCAGTGCGCATGAGCATTGGAAACAGAATTTTGCGCTGCAGTTCAAGTCTGTCATCGAGCTTTTGAACACTTATAGGTCAGACCGGTCTCAAGGGAGCCACCGTAGTGATAGCTTCGGagagccaacttcaaaataaaagcttcgtGAGAAATTGCTATCAATGCACACTAGTACTTGTTTCGCTTTTATGTAGAAGTTGATCCTCGCAACACGTTGCTTAGTAGCCTATAAACAGCCATTGCGGCGGCTGACTTGACAAGGCTGGATGCTCGCGAACAGCTACATTCGCTATGAGACGATTGCTTAATATGTGCAGGAGGGCCACCACAACGAGACGGTTTGTCAAAATACAGCCCGCGGTGCAAAAAAAGAGAACTCCCGCTGCCCGAGAGAACTGTACGGAAGTATGCAAGCTGATCACAGAGTCCCACACTGCAAGTCAGAAGTGGGAAATTCCGTTTTTTGAACATGCCACACAACTCAATTGTGTTAAATATGAATTTGATATCTTGAAATAAAACAGTAAATTATACTGACTAAATAGCGATGGTATATGCTGTTGGAATTTGgaaatgaaaactgaaaaactaaacacaaaaaagGTTAATCTGTTATAGTAAAATGACTAACGATAAACCTAAATCTTTAAGTTCATCCACGAGGTGGCTGggtcgggaaaaaaaattaacaccaaaAAACCTCTGGTGCTCATTTGCTTACCGTGCCAACATTTTTGTCCACACCCCTGCTAATAGTTCAAATGGCTGCCAGAACTCGTTCAAACACCATTATTATTTGTTGCCATCAGACAGTAACTGCATATTGATCATAATATTACATagcatgctttttaaaaactttttttgtttttttacctctgACATTCGTGGAGCACTGCTACTTGCGGGGGGATTTTTAATTTTGGCTGGGTTCGGAGCCGTGGCAATGGTGTACGTCTCTGAGCTATACTTCTGTTTGGAACACAGCAGTGACAAGGCCACCTTAGTGCTGACACCTGGCAAGTTTGGGTTATGTCCGCTAACACTCCAGGAAGAGTAAACTGAGGTGCGAGGGTCCCTCTGTGTGGTTGGGTTGGGTTTGACATAGTTCAGGTAGCACCAGTTGACAGAGGTTGTTGTGTGGAGGCTCGGGTATGAACGGGTGTTTGCTCTCTCAATCCTCATCTCCTTAACTTGAGGCTCCTCTTCCTTTTGACTTCTCACAATTGACTCTTCCAACGGTTTTTCCTCCTTGTTAATTTCCCTTTGCCTTGGATTCACCTCCCCCTCTTCTTTTACGGCGGTTACCGCAAGCGTCTCCGTTCTCTTCTCAACCTTTTCCAATTGTTCCCCACCAGTTTTACTTTCTTCCTCCGTTTGTACCTTGTTGTCTGCATCTTCCACCTCTACTTCAGACTTGTGTTGCTCCCCTTCTGCTTCCTCCTTAACTCTTTTCTGGTGACGTTGAGCCTCAGTGCTGAGATCAAGACTGGCTGCAGGTGAGAGCATCCGTTTACTCCCTCCGGCTCCAAGTGGACCATATTCCTCGACAGAAGGTGACTGCAGTTCCCCAGGAAGGTTAATATTAATGTCTGGTGTTGGGACCTTCAAATAAGACCTCTGTAACTTGCGCCTTTCCACTTTGCCCAGGATTGTCACGGTCGTGCAAAAAATGGGGTCCTGTGGACAAGCAGAGGTCAGCATCTGGGACAGGGTGGTGTACATGGCACGTGTATAGGTAGGTATGTGGGTTTGGAGGCGGACTGGTACCACAAGAGACACCGTTGGGGTAAGCTGTGCCACACACGTTGCAATGTGTGGGCGTGGGTAGGGGTAAGAGGTCCTTACCTCTGTGGAAGGAGGAGATATAACCTGTGTGGAATGTGATGGTGTGGGAGGCAAGCACACAGACTGACTCACACTGAAAGGAAACTGGACAGGAACTAAAGCAGGAAGTTTGTGGAGTGGTATACCCATTTGTTCGGCCATGTGGATCTGCATTGGGTGTACCTGTAGAGGTTGAACAGTTTGCGAACGTAAAAAGGTTCTGTTCATGAACTGGGACGCCGTGGTGACTGGGAGTAGCTGGGATAGAGGTCCTACATGTAATGTCTGTTGGATGCATTCATGCGGAGGAAGAATATCTCGAGGGAGGATCTGTGGTTGTAACAACTGCAGGACATTCCCTGTGTCTTCCTGGCTGAAGTGGGAGCGTGAATAGAAAAGAGGATGGCTTGAGTGGGAAGGCCCGGGCTTTGGACTCTCTGCTCTGGATAACTGACCCGTACCGGCCCCCTCCTCTTGCTCGGGTTCCCCTAAGGTTGCGTGCTTCACAAGAAGACACTTCCGTCGTTCTTTCCAGGAGGATGCTGACTGCTGAGAGGACAAAGATCCCAAGTCAAAAGATTTGCTTCTGGTATCTGAGACCTGTTCTGATTTCTGAGGGGCCTGCTCTGACACTGAACGCCTCATCTCCTTGTGGATTTGGTTGTGTTGTTGAGAAGTACATGGCACAGTCAACATTTGGGTGCTTTGGCTACTGGTGCCCCAGACTGTAGGCTCGGACCGTGTTGCATCTTCGAAAGAAGCAGAAAGACTTGAAGTGTGGGACATGCTGCTCTCCTGACTGGGGCTGCGAGGCAGTGACACAGACTCAAAGCTAGACTCCCCGGAGGATTGCGCTGCCTCAGCTAAGCGgagtcttttcttctttggggGCAATTTCTCTGCAGGGAGCTGGGCTAGAGTCTGGCTACGCTGTGGCCACTGAAACTCCTCCACTCTGTCTGTCACCTAGGAAAGATGAACAGTTGAGGCAAAGGGTTCAAATTGCACaagatatacagtacgttttagtTGTGATAAATCATTATACCTTCGATGATGACGCAGTCTCTGGTGGTGACATGGATGGCATGTCAGCATCAGGCTCCACTGTAACAAGAATCTCTGGCACTTGGATGTTGGGCTGGCGGATGAGGCGAGATGCAGAAGGTGATGGTTTTGGATGGGGTTGTTGTGTTTGGTGACCCTCTTGAACGTCTGAGCCCTCACTTTTCATTGAGGATGTCTCCTGCTTTTCAAAGGAGCTTGTGTGCTGGATTACAGACACACCCTTCCGATCTCTATGTTGCTGTTGTCCCGACTCCGTCTGTATGGTACCACCTATATCTACCATGAACAGAGACATGACAAATGCATCTTTAAATTATGTGTGAATTAACGATAAACTGCTTTTGAAGGATGAGGCTTTAGCATTTCATTCAATGACAAATACTGTAACATACATGAACATGAATAATTGGACAAGCGtattaaaaaaagcaactgaAATGTTCCTGAAGGTAAAGTATATTCTactatatataccgtatatataatgagaaaaaagacaactatttTGCCACTTGGggtattttatattgcacacTGGACTTGTGCAGTCCAAAACAGTGTTTAGCTTTTCATATATTTGACTGCTTTTTGAGAGAACACAATTTCTTGGTTTCTGTGATATCAAGAGAGAATCATTACGAGGATGCAAAGTGTTATTGCTTCCACAGaataacgttttattttttatgcactACAATAGCAATATGAGAGCGAACCTGAGAGTGCTTGGCTGAGTCCTGGTGGACCTGCCGCTGGAATGATGCTTGCAGAACTCCCTGACACGGTCCCAGACCCAGGACTTGGAAGATCCTCTTCTATGCTCTCCTCTTTCCGCCTTTTCCTCACAGCCATCGCCAGTGCTCTGAATTTATAGTGCATCATCATCTGAGGGCGATCCTCTCTGCAGGTTTTACTTGTATCCCCACTCTCCTGTTCCAGTGTTTGCTGCCCTGTGCACACACCTTTGTGGGCCTTGTAGCCGTCACCATGCTGGAAGCATGCGCCACATACTTTGCATTCTAATGGGTTCAATGTACTTTGAGGTGCTTGTTGCTCTGGATGGCTACCTGTGTCAGTGCCAGTGGCTGAAGAAGAGGAGTTGGGGGGATTCTCCTCCAGCATAAGTTCTGCTCCCAAAGGAACCTCAATGGCAGGTTGTCGCCTTAACATGCGGTGAGCATGACCAATATTAATCTCTGTTGTCATGGCCTGCTGGTCATCAAATGAATGGCAGAGGCGGTAGCCTCTTTTGGATCTTATTCCAGATGCAGAAGACTCTAATTGGCTGCTTGAAGATGGCATTGAGCGGCTTCTGAGAAGGGGAACTGTTGACAAGGCCGGGGTGACTGGTGGTTCTGTCTCTGGATTTTGAAGGTGCCTTAAGCCGCTGGGACCAGGGGCTTCTCCCTTGGGATCAAACACGTAGGGGTCTTTCGGGGCATTCAATTTGGGTGACTCCAGGCTACTTTTCCTTGACAGAGAAGAGCGCCTGGGCTTTACGCTATCAATCTCACTAGTGTCCACCACTGCTTCATTGATGGTTATAAGCTTTGTAATGTGTTCTATTACTTGGGTTTTAGGTACAGCAAAGGGAACACTCTTTTCCTCTGTTCCAGAGAGTGAGGAAAGGGGAGACTGAGAATGATGTGGACTACGCTGCTGCCCTCCCAACCTTCCATATTTCCCGAGAATGATTTCTGCGTATGTTTTCGCACTGGCGCTGGGAGTGCTAACATGGGACAGGTCAGTGCTGCCTGATCCAGAAAAGTAACCTGACTCTGTGCTGCCTTTACTGCCAGGGCCAAGAGAAGATGACGAGGTTGAGATGGATGAAGGAGGATCATCAGGTGAAGCCATTGGCCCACGTTTTCTTTCACTAAGCCTCAGTGCAAGCCTTTGTTTGACTGCTTGAGTATCCTCAGGCCTCTGGCTCGCCTCTGATCCTCCTGGTAGATCCTTACCACCTTTCTTCTGTCGGGCCAAAATCTCCTTGGAAGATTTTTTGTGGTGGCCTGTCTCATCTTCAGACTCGGTGCTTTCTGCCTCTGTATGCTCCTCGACGTCTTCTCCAATACCACTGCAGTCTGGCCCACTCAAACTGGGCTCATCACGACTGGATGAAAGGCCTGCCTTAATTCGGTGGGCATGGGACTTTCGGTGCTTGTATAGGTTACTCTTGGTcttgaaagaaaagccacagGGGGCACAAGGATAAGGTCTTTCTCCTGTGTGGGAGCGAATGTGTTTCTGCAGAACGCTTGGCTTGGCACATGGACGACCGCAGTAAGTGCACACATATTTCCCTGGTTTTGGGGGTTTCTTCTCTCCTTTCCTGGGAGAGCTAACCCCTTCTTTTGTCTCTTGGCTTGACTGTAAAGAGAGCTTTTGGCCATGTTCAACCTGGGTGGAGGATGGCGTGTGATGAGATGAAGTCGATGCGGAACCTGGAGAGAAAAAGCTGCCTCCTGAAGGACCTAGGTTTTCCGTGTGCTGCCATGCTACTGCTTGCTGTTGTAACCGAAGAAGATCAGCACGTTTGGGTTGGCGGTTTTGCAGTCGACCCAAAGCTCTGTGTACTGGACGAGGATTAGATGGCTGTTGGAGCTGTGGACAGGACTTAAAAGAGGATTCTGCTGTCGCATGGTGCTGCTCTTGTCTTCCAGAGCGATCCCCATCACCCGGATGGCTGGGCTCAGCCTCCATAGAGTGAGGAGGAAgcctcacagacacacacgcaaggGCTCTTGGAGCCTCATGCGGCTAACCACATGGCAGCAGTGAGGTCAGAGACAAGGCGTTGTGGACGGTGATGACAAATCACACCAAAGCGCCTCGATCAGCGTGGGCCTGAAGGTATTCAAGAGGGCCAAGAGAGGCATTGTTAAAATGTGCCCTGGAGCAGGACTAATGTAAGTAAACATAGATCATCTCTTGGTATACAGCAACTCCTCTTGTGTCCAGTTTCTGCCATCCCAACAGCCCATTCAATATCTTAACTGCATCTCCTATGCTGGTCCCTGATAGTGTAGGTGGATGAACCTCTGAACAGTcctacagaaaaacaaaacaaaaacataaaacaaggatGAGTTTGTAAAATACACTATAAGTCATTCTAAATGTTGCAAATAAAATTTGGAAAAGGGAGATCGCAATTATTGATTTCTCACAGTTACAGTAAACTATTAAAAATGAGTTAGAACAGTGTCCGTTTATGCATTTCCACATTTGTATCAGTTTGTATGTAAGCATTGTGCCtctatttatttcaaaagaaaataattccaTCTGAGAACTTGATTAACAAACCAATGAACAGCACAGCCAGAGCAGCCCAGGTCTTCACATGAAACATGCACAGCAATGGTACCAAATAGAGGAGACCACCGTTTTAAGGGCACagaatcaaaacaaatgttggAATTGCAGATTTCATTTGTCTGATTTGGCTACAGGATTGAAATATATAACTGGAGGGGGGTGTTCTCATTTGGATCAGTAAACTGAGCAAGTACGGTTGAGCCAAAGTCTACTTTGAAGACCTTTTCTGCATAACACATATGCAAGACACGGCTGAACAGCCAGAACTTCTGTGGAATAAATTAAGGCTGTGAACTTGGTGTACAGATCGGcgtacaattatttttttttaaacaaatactgtatgttagtCAACCATTTACCATCTACCATTCAAGGTTTGGTGAGATTATTTGTTACTTCAGCCAAAGTAAATGAATCCTCCAACTCTTTGGCAATACACGTTCTAGGTAGTCGATAGGAATATTTTCCCTTGCTTTAGATACAGATGTCCATGGTTGGCAATGCACATGCTCCCTAGTCTTTATAAGCACATGTGTAGGAGATTAGGACATATGGGAGTAGAATGTTTTTACCACACTCATACTCTCAGACACGACATTCGTTTACTGATTGAATCACCCCGAGAGGACAATAGAAGGGTTAAAGGTCATTAGGACGAATGTCTAAATGTGTACGTCATAGAGTACGCAACAGAAGGTCGAAGGAGGGACAGCACAAAAAGAGTAGCACATCTTTTTCTAGAATAACAGTAGTTATTAAGGGACTATGCGATCATAGTTTAAATGTGATGATCATTCATATATTGATGCAGAAATTTAAACGGGACGatgagtttcattttttttaaggtttgggAGAGCTTCTATTATTCATGGAATCTGGTCTGCCTGCTCTGAGTGGGGGGGGAAATACACTGAGGGCTTTGCCAGAGAGATGAGGGGAAGGAATGCCTGAGTGGAGCCTACGCATGATGCCAAAACATACACTTAtccgctcgcacacacacacagacacacacacacacagacacacacagacacacacacacacacacacacacacacacacacacacacacacacacacacacacacacacacacacacacacacacacacacacacacgtagccAGCCTACAGTAAGTAAAACCCCCACAAGACCATGTCCTATGTCCAGACTGCAGTCTCTATATTGACTGTGACAGCCAATCAGCTGCAGTGTCCTGTGGTGACCCCTGTTTAATGCGGGGAAGTGTACTTTATCATATTTGTATAACAGGAATCACCCATTATCAACACAATGGGCCTGACTCACTAAGATCCCACATAGTGCTCAATTGCGTGTTCACTCAAATCGATTGTGCATCATCCACTGAGGTTGGGATCGTTTACTCAAGTCCCTCTAGGAGATGATGGCCACTGTTGGCAAAAGGTGTAAAAGAGGTGGAGACCGGCAAATTTAACTCTGGGCAGGGTTGGGAGTgtcactttaaaaatgtattccaataCAGCTACTACTTACCCGTTAAATACTTTAGTAATATTATCCAAATACCATAATAATACAAAGTAAATTAATCTAACTACATTAATATGAATTACATTTGACTTATTGTATTAGCAAATAGGGTAATGAGGACATAAATGAAATGTCACTACAATATCTACTTCTTGTGTATTAGTCTAGTCTTTTTGGTCTCGTAAATGTTTCAcaacatgcatggttttggattGAAGGAGGATGCCGGAGCACCCAGAATTCAGATCCAAAATCTCAGAACTATTGTGCAGATGTACTAAGTACTTGCTGACTGTGTTATAAATAGCAACATAGCTAGATAGCTACAAACAAAGACGGTATACAAAACAACATGGTAATCATGATACGTTGATGATGACGATATGCAACGCCGGccacaaaaacaagcaaacaaacaaacacttttatTCCCGGTGAAAAGTTCAGTGATCTTTAATGAATATGGTGTTTAAAGAGTAAATCTTTTGAGTGATAATGACACAAGGTAAATCGTtattgcacacacaaaaacgcatttcattcattcaatcaatACTTTTACGATTGTTGACTTCCCCCTCAACCATTTGCAGAGGAAAAATGTTTAAGCCGTCATTTTCTCTTTAAGCTCTGTTTAAAATAATGGTTTAAAATTCACAGAGTAGATTTTGATTTCTGCAGGAGTTTGTCAATCAACTCAATGATTGTTGATAAATCACGCCTTGAagcaaggtggactacttggctACAACCAGAAGAGGCGATACGGATCGGCTCGTCATTTCACATTCGAGATCTCAAGAACAAGAACATGACAAACGCAATGGAAGTTGGGCCCGAGTAATGTGAAGTCACTGCGACGGTAAAAACTCTTTTGGAAAGTTTATTCTTTCGCAAGACAACCGTGGCATCCAAACAAGAATTCATGAAACCCAGTGTTTCTCTCTCATCATAGTCAAATGCTTGCCTCTTATGATTGACAGTTGGTCCCTCCGAGGGAAGGCGAGTGAATAAGTGAgcaatttacagtatgtgagatTCTCGTATTCAGGGGAGCCCTGGCACACTGAAGTGCTCGTTGGTGATGCCTGCATTCGCaagacatgcacatgcacacacatgaacacacttCCACGTGCCTACATCTAGTCCCGTTAATCTACTTCCAGAGCTGCGTATTCAATAAAAGAAAACGCTTAGCTCAGTACATGTTCATTTTCTCATCAATACCCACATGTATTCACACAGCTGGTAATGATGGATACCAATATGGGCTAAACAATAAATTGCGATGCACCCTGAGGACAGATAAACACTCTTAAgtgctttttaaaaagctgTTGTTACTCCCCTTCACCTCTCGAAATGCACACGCAtattctcactcacacacacacacacgcacacgcacacacttctcacacacacacgcacacacacacacacacacacacacgcacacacacacacacacacacacacacacacctctttcTCCTTGTTCTCTCTTACTGGTGGTAGTCTGGTGCTGGTTCCCATGGAAACAAACCTACTCTGAGCAACGGCAGATGGAGAGGGAGCTGGAGGTCTAAATATATCTCCCAGCATCCTCTCCGACTACAAACACACAGTGGCAGCAGGAAGTGAGAGATGCTTGCCCTCGGCATGGACTGACAAGCTGGCATGACCTTTGACATCCACCACTTCTTGGGAAGTGGAGAGCCGGTTAATTTCAATGATGAAGAGAACATATTCAGGTTGTACTCTTTGGTCAAATGCAAAATGGGAGGTGAGAATGCCATCCCATGATGCTTTCAATCAAAATCCCACATGCTTCCCAGTAACTCATGAACAGCACGGTCGGGTTGAAGAGAACATTGAAAGGACTAAAGCAAATGTCAGACGTAAGCAGAGAAACTCTTACTCGCTGGTGGATGCCACTTAAGTCAGCGGGTGGCGGCGGACACCAgctgaggaaacaaaacatacCGGAGCCCTCCGTCACTCAAGACGTTTGGGGATCACAGAACCTTGCTAGGAGGATTTCCCAAGGCTTTGATAATACGAGCGTAAGTTCACATTGATAACATTTTTGGAATATTCCTGACAACAGACAAAATGCTACTTTGGTGAAGTTATGAAATGACAAAATCTTAAATATTCTGAGCAAAGTAACAAGATATGTATAAattcgatttttaaaaaaagttttcttcattttaggaatagattttcttttcacaatttgAACAGTAATGCCCGTCAATGCTAGATAATCAGCGGAGATGAGAGACAGAGGGAGACAAAAGAGGCGCTTTCCaagaatttttgtattttgagtgAAAATGACTCAATGTTTACCTGCAGCCAACAGAATATTAACCTCAACCTACACAATGAATCTGACTCATTCATCTGTGCATCATAAAAATGTCAtaacaaaaagaggaaaaaagtaaaaaaagctTTCACCCAGGCCAATAATACAACATTGCGGTAGTTCTCTTCAATTGCTTAGCGCAGTGTTCCCCAACCTTTATAGGCCAAGTCACCTCATTGCAAATCAAGGCATATacgcaaaacaaagaaaatgccaAAAAGACCTGAATCAAAgtaaggggggggaggggataCATAGAAATTATTTACCCTTATCTAATGGAAGAGCAATTAATTGTTCTGCCCGCCAATATACAttactggcatagatagatgaacaaagatacatgATCTGTAAATGTATAACAGGCAGGCCAATTAAGTAATATTTGATAATTTTCTGCCAGACACCTGATGATCGATCACTAAAGCTGCTGCAGGACACTGATTGTTTCCGAAGTTTGAGAAAGTGAGCAGGAGACTTTTCTGCAACTGGTAACAAAATAGCAACATGTTCAATTTTGGTGGAGGTTGTTCCGCTCCGATCCTGTCGGTGGAAGAAATGCACATTCCGTATGAGTTTGCTCACAGACATAAATAAAGGGGAATGGGAAAGACAGCTAtgataaatgaacaaaaataaggaaaaatTTTACACGCGTGTTAAAATTTTATGGGTCTCCCTTGGTCAATGTCACACCCCGCTGCTAAATTTGGTTAAATAGTTTTTGTGTAATCTAACACCCACAAACATTGCTTTCaggagaggtaaaaaaaaaaatatcccagtTGCAATGCACTTATGAAATTAGTCAACGAACTTATCTGACAGGTAGTGacgaagcaaaaaaaattaaacaaacaaaaacagtcaagcGAGTCTCAGCACTCTGAGGTAGACAAAGATGGATTTAaatgagacagagaaaaaagggAGGGTGTCtctaagacagacagacagagagagagacagagagagagagagagtcagagttGAGATTACCTGACAGAGCAGTCTGGTCTTCCCCCTCAGAGACGCTTCACAGGCTCTGTGAGACAAGCATGGAGAGCCAGAAAGTGAGAGCGGATATGACTGCTTGAGTGGGTGTGTTTCCGAGAGAGGcagagagggtgggggtgaggtAAAAACAGAGtgatggaggggcggggggggggggggcacaccaaATGAATGTTTCCACTGTACTGTATAAACGTTAGGAGAGGAGGTGGAAAGGCGTGGTAGGAAATCGAAAGCAATTGATATTCTTCCAGTCGAGTTCAGTCAACGAGTAAATCTGCTCTTCATCGTAACTATCgcttcaaaacacatttttggggtggcATACCagaaaagtgaaacaaaaagcCACACGCCGCGACCTGATAAAATGAATGTCTGTTGTTCTTTCTTGAACTGGCACAAACATTCATTGGCCAAAGCAGAGATTTCAAAACGCGGTATTTCTACCAAGCAACATGGATCTGTTGAGTTCCGTATGGGACGCATCTGTTAATATTTCCACAGGAAATGGTTCCAAAATATGCCACCTGGTTTGTTGACGTACAATCGGGTACGCAGGTGGAGAATAGGGCTTGACTCAATCAGTACGTTTGAACGCACTTAAGAAAACCGAATTTTATTCCATTGAATTCAAGCT from the Hippocampus zosterae strain Florida chromosome 5, ASM2543408v3, whole genome shotgun sequence genome contains:
- the LOC127600719 gene encoding transcription factor HIVEP3 isoform X1 — protein: MEAEPSHPGDGDRSGRQEQHHATAESSFKSCPQLQQPSNPRPVHRALGRLQNRQPKRADLLRLQQQAVAWQHTENLGPSGGSFFSPGSASTSSHHTPSSTQVEHGQKLSLQSSQETKEGVSSPRKGEKKPPKPGKYVCTYCGRPCAKPSVLQKHIRSHTGERPYPCAPCGFSFKTKSNLYKHRKSHAHRIKAGLSSSRDEPSLSGPDCSGIGEDVEEHTEAESTESEDETGHHKKSSKEILARQKKGGKDLPGGSEASQRPEDTQAVKQRLALRLSERKRGPMASPDDPPSSISTSSSSLGPGSKGSTESGYFSGSGSTDLSHVSTPSASAKTYAEIILGKYGRLGGQQRSPHHSQSPLSSLSGTEEKSVPFAVPKTQVIEHITKLITINEAVVDTSEIDSVKPRRSSLSRKSSLESPKLNAPKDPYVFDPKGEAPGPSGLRHLQNPETEPPVTPALSTVPLLRSRSMPSSSSQLESSASGIRSKRGYRLCHSFDDQQAMTTEINIGHAHRMLRRQPAIEVPLGAELMLEENPPNSSSSATGTDTGSHPEQQAPQSTLNPLECKVCGACFQHGDGYKAHKGVCTGQQTLEQESGDTSKTCREDRPQMMMHYKFRALAMAVRKRRKEESIEEDLPSPGSGTVSGSSASIIPAAGPPGLSQALSDIGGTIQTESGQQQHRDRKGVSVIQHTSSFEKQETSSMKSEGSDVQEGHQTQQPHPKPSPSASRLIRQPNIQVPEILVTVEPDADMPSMSPPETASSSKVTDRVEEFQWPQRSQTLAQLPAEKLPPKKKRLRLAEAAQSSGESSFESVSLPRSPSQESSMSHTSSLSASFEDATRSEPTVWGTSSQSTQMLTVPCTSQQHNQIHKEMRRSVSEQAPQKSEQVSDTRSKSFDLGSLSSQQSASSWKERRKCLLVKHATLGEPEQEEGAGTGQLSRAESPKPGPSHSSHPLFYSRSHFSQEDTGNVLQLLQPQILPRDILPPHECIQQTLHVGPLSQLLPVTTASQFMNRTFLRSQTVQPLQVHPMQIHMAEQMGIPLHKLPALVPVQFPFSVSQSVCLPPTPSHSTQVISPPSTEVRTSYPYPRPHIATCVAQLTPTVSLVVPVRLQTHIPTYTRAMYTTLSQMLTSACPQDPIFCTTVTILGKVERRKLQRSYLKVPTPDININLPGELQSPSVEEYGPLGAGGSKRMLSPAASLDLSTEAQRHQKRVKEEAEGEQHKSEVEVEDADNKVQTEEESKTGGEQLEKVEKRTETLAVTAVKEEGEVNPRQREINKEEKPLEESIVRSQKEEEPQVKEMRIERANTRSYPSLHTTTSVNWCYLNYVKPNPTTQRDPRTSVYSSWSVSGHNPNLPGVSTKVALSLLCSKQKYSSETYTIATAPNPAKIKNPPASSSAPRMSEVHPIPACSSTDVTDHQHEKEENEEEAPSTSKHCETSRVRIFEGGFKSNEEYIYVRGRGRGKYICGECGIRCKKPSMLKKHIRTHTDVRPYICKHCNFAFKTKGNLTKHMKSKAHGKKCQAMGVSEPSADEPESQETAGSGERASYSEEREEHQFSNAEESEDDDDDDDDDDDDDDDDDDDDDGNENDAEESRDNPPSSCSSDTLASTGGRSKCSSRSRQCTPEPEPAGLSSSPGLEASQRGAWQGRRAASPSSRRALFSRWNWKASPRAFSPSSDSCSPSHSLSPRLELSSPMHSLSPRTELPSPSRQVSPSHDRGQSPIRPVSPLRPSLPGSYRLSQAGTPPLPIGVQQRTHGTLPWEHHCAKRSHMKVDKDGSATDCHAMADTFLFPPAFRLSTCESYPSHRAGDNIFSHLPMHSQQAKVPYLMIPIGGIQMVQARPKSNPSTPMSPMSPSTEGPSPARLDSFWGRTPGPQGSRTPGSDWSADYQAAGGSQSRQCSVGAQVMCSKLELETMDSKQYGSSESSAHTCRRATESSKCHTEDGRSEASFSQAGPVSLCLIGQQLEAEGTASEDAAREDQST